A single region of the Chrysoperla carnea chromosome 5, inChrCarn1.1, whole genome shotgun sequence genome encodes:
- the LOC123300071 gene encoding organic cation transporter protein-like: MAPKNDINLDSILHELGEFGKFQRINFFLICIPVTLAAVSAFSYAFAAGPSDYRCRIPECDSNNTNEIEYTPLWISNAVPVKNNKPSFCKRYKPNINDTENVILENECPSILFTKKEITCNTSELVFPNKHTTIANDFDIYCEENQWRLTIVGTLNGFGQFLCLPFTGMISDRYGRKTVLMGSILLSTIVGIGRSFSTNINQYMILEILDTSLGAGAFSTGFILGMELVGPSYRVLACAILSICFALGEILLGVAAWYIYSWRTFLRVVYAPGFILIFYYWLIPESLRWLISKNRISKVQHVLKRMSKINNKHLSDKSLEVLLNAEDKTEESEPIKTVNVWAALKNRTLLFRFINCSVAWIVSNLTYYGLSLNSVAISGNKYINFISVAAAEIPAYILTTALLDRLGRRITLCGSFFIAGVACLSFVVIPKGGYLQIIFIIIGKCAATTAFTAVYIFTTELFPTCVRHSVLGYCSMLSKFAGTLAPHTPLLALIWGPMPLVIFGSIGLIAGFSALFFPETLNTKLPNTIEESVNLSKRRRRQQATG; encoded by the exons atggcgccaaaaaatgatatcaatttAGATAGTATTTTACATGAATTGGGtgaatttggaaaatttcagcggattaatttctttttaatatgtataccGGTTACATTGGCTGCTGTTTCAGCATTTTCGTATGCTTTTGCGGCTGGTCCATCAGATTACAG ATGTCGAATACCTGAATGTGATAGTAACAACACAAATGAAATCGAATACACTCCATTATGGATCTCGAATGCCGTgccagtaaaaaataataaaccatcATTTTGTAAGcgatataaaccaaatataaatgatacagAAAATGTAATATTGGAAAATGAATGTCCGTcgatattatttacaaagaaagAAATTACTTGTAATACCAGCGAATTAGTTTTCCCCAATAAACATACAACTATTGCAAATgat ttcGATATATATTGTGAAGAAAATCAATGGCGTTTGACAATTGTTGGGACATTAAATGGCTTTGGACAATTTCTGTGTTTACCATTTACTGGAATGATATCTGATCG ATATGGCCGTAAAACAGTATTGATGGGGTCGATTCTCTTAAGTACCATTGTTGGAATAGGTCGTTCATTTTCAACCAACATCAATCAGTACATGATTTTGGAGATATTAGATACGTCACTAGGAGCAGGAGCTTTTAGTACTGGATTTATTCTAG gcATGGAATTAGTTGGACCTTCCTACCGGGTGTTAGCATGTGCGATATTAAGTATATGCTTTGCACTTGGTGAAATTTTATTAGGCGTTGCTGCCTGGTACATATATTCATGGCGAACATTTTTACGTGTCGTGTATGCACCtggttttatattaatattttattattggttgATACCAGAATCATTACGATGGTTGATATCAAAAAATCGTATATCGAAAGTACAACATGTTTTAAAGCgaatgtcaaaaataaataataaacatttgagTGATAAAAGTCTGGAAGTACTCTTAAAT GCTGAAGATAAAACAGAAGAAAGTGAACCaataaaaacagtaaatgtTTGGGCAGCATTGAAAAATAGAACACTactttttcgatttataaattgttcagtCGCATGGATTGTCAGTAACTTAACTTATTATGGGTTATCTCTGAATTCGGTTGCTATATCGGgcaacaaatatattaatttcataagtGTAGCTGCAGCAGAGATTCCTGCATATATTTTGACAACAGCATTGTTAGATCGACTTGGACGACGAATAACTTTATGTGGGTCATTCTTTATTGCTGGCGTGGCGTGTTTATCATTTGTCGTTATTCCAAAAg GTGGAtacttacaaataatttttattattattggaaaatgCGCAGCAACTACAGCGTTTACCGCAGTGTATATTTTTACAACAGAATTGTTCCCAACGTGTGTGCGCCATTCTGTTTTAGGCTATTGTTCCATGTTAAGTAAATTTGCTGGTACATTAGCACCACATACTCCATTACTC gcatTAATTTGGGGTCCGATGCCATTAGTAATATTTGGTTCAATTGGATTAATAGCTGGTTTTTCGGCATTATTTTTCCCAGaaactttaaatacaaaattaccaAATACAATTGAAGAATCAGTGAATTTAAGTAAAAGACGACGAAGGCAACAAGCGACAGGTTAA
- the LOC123301095 gene encoding lysine-specific histone demethylase 1A-like: MSKRKKVKVDNKDIEIKLNVNDDENVYEFNEKDANEVKMPNNIKIDESETVVTEENESDIEDPFVKELFSGLEGAAFQSRMPYDKMTSTEAACFPDIAQSPLPSQKVYLHIRNRILQLWLDNPKIQLTLENTIYRVEPPYNSDQPLLRRVHAFLERHGYINFGIFQRLKPIPSKKLGKVVVIGAGIAGLTAAQQMQQFGLEVVVLEARDRVGGRIATFRKNQFIADLGAMVVTGLGGNPVTVLSKQINMELHKIKQKCPLYESNGETVDKDKDEMIEREFNRLLEATSYLSHQLDFNYAGNKPVSLGQALEWVIQLQEKHVKEKQILHWKSVIALQDKLKVNQLRMIDLRKHMEETRQIYEKYLQKVEKRDSIEEFAMRSSYRDLVNDSKEWDLLIEQQNEIEEKLTELENSPPSDVYLSSKDRQILDWHFANLEFANATPLSNLSLKHWDQDDDFEFTGNHLTATDDGCDVKPKYLYLARHLTVSK, translated from the exons ATGAGTAAACGAAAGAAAGTAAAg gttgataataaagatattgaaataaaattgaatgtaaatgaCGATGAAAATGTATACGAATTTAATGAGAAAGATGCAAATGAAGTTAAAATGcctaataacattaaaatagaCGAATCTGAAACGGTGGTAACTGAAGAAAATGAATCGGATATTGAAGATCCGTTTGTAAAAGAACTATTTTCCGGTTTAGAAGGTGCAGCGTTTCAAAGTCGTATGCCTTATGATAAAATGACATCAACAGAAGCAGCATGTTTCCCAGATATCGCTCAATCTCCATTACCATCACAAAAAGTTTACTTACATATCCGAAATCGAATTTTACAATTATGGCTTGATAATCCAAAAATACAGCTAACATTGGAAAATACAATATACAGAGTTGAGCCACCGTATAACAGTGATCAGCCTTTATTACGTCGTGTGCATGCATTTCTCGAACGACACGGGTATATCAATTTCGGTATATTTCAACGATTAAAACCTATTCCGTCTAAGAAGCTCGGTAAAGTTGTTGTAATCGGTGCCGGTATAGCGGGATTAACGGCTGCACAACAAATGCAGCAATTCGGACTTGAAGTAGTGGTACTTGAAGCTCGAGATCGAGTCGGCGGTCGTATTGCTACGTTtcgtaaaaatcaatttatagcGGATTTGGGTGCTATGGTTGTTACTGGATTAGGTGGTAATCCGGTTACAGTTTTAAGTAAACAAATCAACATGGAgttgcataaaattaaacaaaaatgccCATTATACGAATCAAATGGTGAAACTGTTGACAAAGATAAAGATGAAATGATTGAACGTGAATTTAATCGTCTGTTAGAGGCAACGAGTTATTTATCACACCAATTAGACTTTAATTATGCTGGTAATAAACCTGTTAGTCTTGGACAAGCATTAGAATGGGTCATACAATTACAAGAAAAACATGTAAAAGAGAAACAAATACTTCATTGGAAATCTGTGATTGCTTTACAAGATAAATTAAAAGTGAATCAACTTCGAATGATCGATTTACGTAAACATATGGAAGAAACACgacaaatttatgaaaaatatctacaaaaagTTGAGAAACGAGATAGTATTGAAGAATTCGCAATGAGAAGTAGTTATCGTGATTTAGTTAATGATTCCAAGGAATGGGATTTGTTAATTGAACAACAGAatgaaattgaagaaaaattgacGGAATTAGAAAATTCTCCGCCTAg TGACGTTTATTTATCATCGAAAGATCGTCAAATATTGGATTGGCATTTTGCAAATTTGGAATTTGCTAATGCTACACCTTTATCGAATTTGTCGTTGAAACATTGGGATCAAGATGATGATTTTGAATTTACAGGAAATCATTTAACAG ctactgacgatggttgCGATGTGAAACCGAAATATCTATATTTAGCGAGAC atttaaCTGTATcgaaataa